In Planctomycetota bacterium, one genomic interval encodes:
- a CDS encoding ABC transporter permease, whose protein sequence is MARWHSRITTSRVLMLMAALVVQIVLWTVLSAIDTKTGQWHWPTFIRWYTAKSIGGAIAVNLILSVGMTFVIIGGGIDLSVGRLIALTSVVLVLVANATGSFAAGLAAGLATGAAAGFFNGFVSVRFGVPSFVTTLGTMILARGLALAVAGGQSIGSAFTPATVLQQFLPMTVSLAVMVAGHVLLVRTVFGRHVFAVGGNLETARLCGVRVMRVRILTFALSGLCAGLAGLVQWLRLPYGDPLVGDGYELYAIAAVVIGGTSLSGGRGNVVGTFLGALIMGVLKYGLDSVSVPERWQFVIIGLVLIATVLADRLKRTSE, encoded by the coding sequence ATGGCCCGGTGGCATTCCCGTATCACAACCAGCCGCGTGCTCATGCTCATGGCGGCCCTCGTCGTCCAGATTGTCCTCTGGACGGTGCTGTCGGCCATCGACACGAAGACCGGCCAGTGGCACTGGCCCACCTTCATCCGCTGGTACACCGCCAAGAGCATCGGCGGCGCCATCGCCGTCAACCTTATCCTGTCGGTCGGCATGACCTTCGTCATCATCGGCGGGGGGATCGACCTGTCGGTCGGTCGCCTTATCGCCCTGACGAGCGTTGTGCTGGTCCTCGTCGCCAACGCCACCGGCTCGTTCGCGGCCGGTTTGGCCGCCGGCCTGGCGACCGGCGCGGCCGCCGGGTTCTTCAACGGCTTCGTCAGCGTCCGCTTCGGCGTGCCGTCGTTTGTCACCACCCTCGGAACGATGATTCTCGCCCGGGGCCTGGCGCTGGCGGTCGCCGGCGGCCAATCCATCGGCTCGGCTTTCACGCCCGCCACGGTCCTTCAGCAGTTCCTGCCCATGACCGTCAGCCTGGCCGTCATGGTGGCCGGCCACGTGCTCCTTGTCCGCACGGTCTTCGGGCGCCACGTTTTCGCCGTGGGAGGAAACCTCGAGACGGCGCGCCTCTGCGGCGTCCGGGTGATGCGCGTCCGCATCCTCACCTTTGCCCTCTCCGGGCTGTGCGCCGGCCTGGCCGGCCTCGTCCAGTGGCTCCGTCTTCCCTACGGCGATCCGCTCGTCGGCGACGGCTATGAACTTTACGCCATCGCCGCCGTCGTCATCGGCGGCACCAGCCTTTCGGGCGGCCGCGGCAACGTGGTCGGCACGTTCCTCGGCGCCCTCATCATGGGCGTCTTGAAATACGGGCTCGATTCCGTCTCCGTGCCCGAACGCTGGCAGTTTGTGATCATCGGACTGGTCCTGATTGCGACGGTCCTGGCGGATCGCCTCAAGAGGACCTCGGAATAG
- a CDS encoding substrate-binding domain-containing protein, with translation MKCLACLWMLPAAVLALGAAGGCSKEPESADLAAGLPGGVPRVALVYKATTNPFFQAMEKGAVEEAAKLGVRLEVQGIASETDVDRQAEIIRIMLGKGVQAIVIAPASSIGIVTPLVEAQKEGVKIINIDNRIDPDEAKKRGLEVATFIGPDNFTGARIVAEHACGLIKAKLAAGRTGKVFILNGITGVANAEARKAGFEAAVKNAGLVLAGSNSAEWDTAKAQGATESFLNNNPDVQGILCANDKMALGAIAAAKSLGRLADLVIVGYDNIDLARDTIRRGEMQATIEQNPAMMGALGVENAVKAIRGEAVPAEVPVPVQLITADDVKAADATTP, from the coding sequence ATGAAATGCCTGGCATGTCTGTGGATGCTTCCGGCGGCGGTCCTGGCGCTCGGCGCCGCCGGCGGCTGCAGCAAAGAGCCCGAATCCGCCGACCTCGCGGCCGGCCTGCCCGGCGGCGTCCCGCGCGTCGCCCTTGTCTATAAGGCCACCACCAACCCCTTCTTCCAGGCCATGGAAAAGGGCGCCGTCGAAGAGGCCGCGAAACTCGGCGTGCGGCTCGAAGTCCAGGGCATCGCCTCCGAAACCGACGTCGACCGCCAAGCCGAAATCATCCGCATCATGCTTGGCAAAGGCGTCCAGGCCATCGTCATCGCCCCGGCCTCCAGCATCGGCATCGTCACGCCCCTCGTGGAGGCCCAGAAAGAGGGAGTCAAGATCATCAACATCGATAACCGCATCGACCCTGACGAGGCGAAGAAGCGCGGCCTGGAGGTCGCGACCTTCATCGGGCCCGACAACTTCACCGGCGCCCGGATTGTCGCCGAGCACGCCTGCGGCCTTATCAAGGCGAAACTGGCGGCCGGCCGGACCGGAAAGGTCTTCATCCTCAACGGCATCACCGGTGTCGCCAACGCCGAGGCCCGCAAGGCCGGATTCGAGGCCGCCGTCAAAAATGCCGGCCTGGTCCTGGCCGGATCGAACTCCGCCGAATGGGACACCGCCAAGGCCCAGGGCGCCACCGAGTCGTTCCTCAACAACAACCCCGACGTTCAGGGCATCCTCTGCGCCAACGACAAGATGGCCCTCGGCGCCATCGCCGCCGCCAAGAGCCTCGGACGCCTGGCCGACCTGGTCATCGTCGGCTACGACAACATCGACCTGGCGCGCGACACCATCCGGCGCGGCGAAATGCAGGCCACCATCGAGCAGAATCCCGCCATGATGGGCGCCCTCGGGGTGGAGAACGCCGTCAAGGCCATCCGCGGCGAGGCCGTCCCGGCCGAGGTCCCCGTGCCGGTCCAACTCATCACCGCCGACGACGTGAAGGCGGCCGACGCGACAACGCCCTAG
- the bioF gene encoding 8-amino-7-oxononanoate synthase encodes MRKHGLSLLLRVFGADTLASMPEPDFIRQTLEDLRARGLYRRLVALGPSPAVASGEGGSAAGPRVKIGGREVLQFASNNYLGLANDPRVKEAAARAIERWGWGAGASRLVAGHTEAHEALEAELAAFEHTEAALVFPTGYQTNLGVVGSLVGRGDLVLSDRENHASIYDAVKLSGARLVRYVHADAGDAARLLAKHHDAPGRRLLVTDTVFSMDGRLAPLRALALLAEREGAMLVLDEAHATGVLGPTGAGLAEEVGLESGITASVGTLSKALGGIGGFVGASREVCDLIVNRGRSFIYTTALPAAACEAARAALRIVRAEPDRRKRVLALAERLRCALQEKGFDSGRSETQIVPVLVGAPERALALAAALLERGIFCPAIRPPTVPPGTSRLRVSLTAEHTEEDIGRLVSALVAARG; translated from the coding sequence TTGCGAAAGCATGGGCTCTCGCTCTTGCTTCGAGTCTTCGGGGCCGATACCCTCGCCAGCATGCCAGAGCCCGACTTCATCCGCCAGACGCTTGAGGACCTTCGGGCCCGCGGTCTGTACCGCCGCCTGGTGGCCCTCGGGCCCTCGCCCGCCGTAGCCTCCGGCGAAGGCGGGTCCGCGGCCGGGCCGCGGGTCAAGATCGGCGGCCGCGAAGTCCTCCAGTTCGCCTCCAATAACTACCTGGGCCTCGCGAACGATCCGCGCGTGAAGGAGGCGGCCGCGCGGGCCATCGAGCGGTGGGGCTGGGGCGCGGGCGCGAGCCGCCTCGTCGCCGGCCACACCGAGGCCCACGAGGCGCTCGAGGCGGAGTTGGCGGCCTTCGAGCACACCGAGGCTGCGCTTGTCTTCCCGACCGGCTACCAGACGAACCTCGGCGTCGTCGGCTCGCTCGTCGGCCGGGGCGACCTCGTCCTCTCGGACCGCGAAAACCACGCGAGCATCTACGATGCGGTGAAGTTGTCCGGCGCGCGGCTCGTGCGCTACGTTCACGCCGACGCCGGCGACGCCGCCCGCCTCCTCGCCAAGCACCACGACGCGCCGGGGCGCCGCCTCCTCGTCACGGACACCGTGTTTTCGATGGACGGGCGCTTGGCGCCGCTTCGGGCGCTGGCGCTCCTCGCGGAGCGCGAAGGCGCCATGCTGGTTCTCGACGAGGCCCACGCCACCGGCGTCCTCGGGCCGACCGGCGCCGGCCTCGCGGAAGAGGTCGGCCTCGAGTCCGGCATTACGGCGAGCGTCGGGACGCTTTCGAAGGCGCTGGGCGGCATCGGCGGGTTTGTCGGGGCCTCGCGCGAGGTGTGCGACCTGATTGTAAACCGCGGCCGGTCCTTCATTTACACGACCGCCCTTCCGGCGGCGGCGTGCGAGGCCGCGCGCGCGGCGCTTCGCATCGTCCGCGCGGAGCCTGACCGCCGAAAGCGGGTCCTGGCGCTGGCCGAACGGCTACGCTGCGCCTTGCAGGAAAAAGGCTTTGACTCGGGGCGCAGCGAGACGCAGATCGTTCCCGTCCTCGTCGGCGCGCCGGAGCGTGCCCTCGCCCTGGCGGCCGCGCTTCTGGAGAGGGGCATCTTCTGCCCGGCCATTCGTCCGCCGACGGTCCCGCCCGGCACGAGCCGCCTCCGCGTCAGCCTCACCGCCGAGCACACCGAAGAGGACATCGGGCGCCTGGTGTCGGCGCTCGTGGCCGCGCGGGGTTAG
- a CDS encoding acyl-CoA dehydratase activase: protein MYLGIDIGSVSLNLVLVDLSAEALAKADAEGKVLRERYVRTRGKPLETALEALEALLAEVPPSEIEGVAFTGAGTAVLGGLYRIKPVNEVIAQAAATATLHPEVRTIIEIGGEDSKLILLEEDPKTGRLRVRDFAMNALCAAGTGSFLDQQASRLGVSIEDEWGRMALRSVHVPRLAGRCSVFAKSDMIHLQQEGTPDYDIVAGLCFAMARNFKAVIGKAKEFAPRVAFQGGVAANAGMVRAFTEVLALEPGALLIPEHYASMGAIGACLVARDRGELGRIESLDPLREYLESRRYGGGELHVPLADDRYPLVIEPDPFPAGTDSVDVFVGVDVGSISTNVVAVDREGRVLAREYLMTAGRPLAAVTDGLYKVGTALEERGGKGRVRVRGCATTGSGRYLTGDFIGADIVKNEITAHATGASFIRPDVDTIFEIGGQDSKYISLDSGAVVDFTMNKVCAAGTGSFIEEQSERLGVGLKTGEFNAKALSADEPPAMGERCTVFIETDINRNQQRGVAVDDLCAGLCYSIVQNYLNRVVEEHRIGDVILFQGGTAYNRGVKAAFEKVLGKPVTVPPHHDVLGAVGMALIARDWYDETGRETTFKGFDLRNVRYSFDTFECEDCANRCEIHVVKIHASEGGPDGQGARAERTLYYGSRCGKFDESERDSLGKHLPRLFVERQRLLETAYDKKKPDHPNGKRVGLPQMTHFFELMPMWKALFTELGFEVVLSSRTVGKVIRQGVEEVAAETCFPVKVAHGHIRDLAEKGVDHIFLPTIIDMPRATDDIVNSYVCPYVQAVPFMARAAMEDVAASGKVVEPILHFSRGEKAVRRDLEKMAVGLGATRSRARRAVSEAFAAQQRFTDALQARGRDCLAGLRPDQTALVIVGRPYNACDPGLNMNIPEKLRDLGCLAIPLDMLPLDEEDISADYPHMYWRYGQKIIGGVRIIARDPRLYPVYITNFGCGPDSFIMKFVSRELAGKPCLVLEVDEHTADVGAITRCEAFLDSLKGVASRSRLTGVRQREARASVRIRAHKLDYSRSTFGSRTIYIPYMDDHGYAMAAAMRASGVQARQMAMSDEDTLVWGRKYTSGKECYPCIITTGDMLRQIHTPGFDPDRSAFFMPTAFGPCRFGQYNKFQRMVLDDLGLEDVPMVLLDQDRDYQGDLKNLGADFRRLAWTGIVFVDTLQKLLRETRPYETHAGECDHLYEHHLRQCEEVVEGRGDMAALAREARRAFEAVAVDRSRPRPRIGLVGEVFVRCNQFTNNFMVRKIESLGGEAVLPPFEEWINYIAWSRVTDARIERQWRRLLVERIVDFVQRREKYKVLNEFRGAVRHFFDEPSSDHVIDLGRPYLDPAIRGEPILSMGRCMEYVHDGCDGIMNLHPFNCMPGTIVNALLTKFARDHDMPVLKVAYDGLEQATEMIRLEAFMYQARERMLSRQRAMGGGTSTPAGAALAAVRSND from the coding sequence GTGTATCTCGGTATCGACATCGGCTCGGTCAGCCTGAACCTCGTCCTCGTGGACCTGTCCGCCGAAGCCTTGGCGAAGGCGGACGCGGAAGGCAAGGTCCTCAGGGAACGGTACGTCCGGACGCGCGGCAAGCCGCTGGAGACCGCCCTGGAGGCCCTCGAGGCGCTCTTGGCGGAGGTCCCGCCATCGGAGATCGAGGGCGTCGCCTTCACGGGCGCGGGCACGGCGGTCCTGGGCGGCCTGTACCGGATCAAGCCGGTCAACGAGGTCATCGCGCAGGCCGCCGCGACGGCGACGCTCCATCCCGAGGTGCGAACGATCATCGAGATCGGCGGCGAGGACTCGAAACTGATCCTCCTGGAGGAGGACCCGAAGACGGGCCGGCTGCGCGTCAGGGACTTCGCGATGAACGCCTTGTGCGCGGCGGGCACGGGCTCGTTCCTCGACCAGCAGGCGTCGCGGCTGGGTGTCTCGATCGAGGACGAGTGGGGCAGGATGGCGCTTCGGTCGGTGCACGTGCCTCGACTCGCGGGCCGATGCTCCGTCTTTGCCAAGAGCGACATGATCCATCTCCAGCAGGAGGGGACGCCGGACTACGACATCGTCGCGGGCCTGTGCTTCGCGATGGCGCGGAACTTCAAGGCGGTCATCGGCAAAGCCAAGGAATTCGCGCCGCGCGTCGCGTTCCAGGGCGGGGTGGCGGCCAACGCGGGGATGGTCCGCGCGTTCACCGAAGTGCTGGCACTCGAGCCGGGCGCGCTCCTGATTCCCGAGCATTACGCCTCGATGGGCGCGATCGGGGCTTGTCTGGTGGCGCGCGATCGCGGCGAACTGGGGCGCATCGAGTCGCTCGACCCGCTGCGGGAGTACCTGGAGTCGCGGCGCTACGGCGGCGGCGAACTCCACGTGCCCCTGGCCGACGACCGGTACCCCCTCGTGATCGAGCCCGACCCGTTCCCCGCCGGGACGGATAGCGTGGACGTTTTCGTCGGCGTGGACGTCGGCAGCATCTCGACGAACGTCGTGGCCGTCGACCGCGAGGGGCGCGTCCTGGCGCGCGAGTACTTGATGACGGCGGGCCGGCCGCTCGCGGCCGTGACCGACGGCCTCTACAAAGTGGGCACGGCCCTGGAGGAGCGCGGCGGGAAAGGGCGCGTCCGCGTCCGCGGATGCGCGACGACCGGCTCCGGGCGGTACCTGACGGGCGACTTCATCGGCGCCGACATCGTCAAGAACGAGATCACCGCCCACGCCACGGGTGCGTCCTTCATCCGGCCGGACGTGGATACGATCTTCGAGATCGGCGGCCAGGACTCCAAGTACATCAGCCTCGACTCGGGCGCGGTCGTCGATTTCACGATGAACAAGGTCTGCGCCGCCGGGACGGGCTCCTTCATCGAGGAACAGTCCGAGCGGCTGGGGGTGGGCCTAAAGACGGGCGAGTTCAACGCGAAGGCCCTGTCGGCCGACGAGCCCCCCGCCATGGGCGAACGATGCACCGTCTTCATCGAGACCGACATCAACCGGAACCAGCAGCGCGGCGTGGCGGTGGACGACCTCTGCGCGGGCCTCTGCTACTCCATCGTCCAGAACTACCTGAACCGCGTCGTCGAGGAGCACCGCATCGGCGACGTCATTCTCTTTCAGGGCGGGACGGCGTACAACCGCGGCGTGAAGGCGGCGTTCGAGAAGGTCCTCGGCAAACCCGTCACCGTCCCGCCGCATCACGACGTCCTTGGCGCCGTCGGCATGGCGCTGATCGCGCGCGACTGGTACGACGAGACCGGCCGCGAGACCACCTTCAAGGGGTTCGACCTGCGGAACGTCCGGTATTCGTTCGACACGTTCGAGTGCGAGGACTGCGCCAACCGATGTGAAATCCACGTCGTCAAGATCCATGCCTCCGAGGGCGGCCCGGACGGCCAAGGCGCCCGCGCCGAACGGACGCTCTACTACGGCAGCCGGTGCGGCAAGTTCGACGAGTCGGAGCGCGACTCGCTCGGCAAGCATCTGCCGAGGCTCTTCGTCGAGCGTCAGCGCCTTCTCGAGACCGCCTATGACAAGAAGAAGCCCGACCATCCGAACGGCAAGCGCGTCGGCCTGCCGCAGATGACCCACTTCTTTGAACTCATGCCGATGTGGAAGGCGCTCTTCACGGAACTCGGGTTCGAGGTCGTCCTGTCGAGCCGAACGGTCGGCAAGGTCATCCGCCAGGGCGTCGAAGAAGTGGCGGCCGAGACGTGCTTCCCTGTCAAGGTCGCGCACGGCCACATCCGCGACCTCGCGGAGAAGGGCGTGGACCACATCTTCCTGCCGACCATCATCGACATGCCGCGCGCCACCGACGACATCGTCAACTCCTACGTCTGCCCCTACGTCCAGGCGGTGCCGTTCATGGCCCGGGCGGCGATGGAGGACGTGGCCGCGAGCGGCAAAGTGGTGGAGCCGATCCTTCACTTTTCGCGGGGTGAAAAGGCGGTGCGCCGGGACCTCGAGAAGATGGCCGTCGGCCTCGGCGCGACCCGCAGCCGCGCTCGCCGCGCTGTCTCCGAGGCCTTCGCCGCACAGCAACGCTTCACCGACGCCCTCCAGGCCCGCGGGCGCGATTGTCTGGCCGGTCTGAGGCCCGACCAGACGGCCCTGGTGATCGTCGGCCGGCCGTACAACGCCTGCGACCCCGGCCTCAACATGAACATCCCCGAGAAGTTGCGCGACCTCGGGTGCCTGGCCATCCCCCTGGACATGCTGCCGCTCGACGAGGAGGACATTTCGGCCGACTACCCGCACATGTACTGGCGGTACGGCCAGAAGATCATCGGGGGCGTCCGGATCATCGCCCGCGACCCGCGCCTGTATCCCGTGTACATCACGAACTTCGGATGCGGGCCCGACTCGTTCATCATGAAGTTCGTCTCGCGGGAACTCGCCGGAAAGCCGTGCCTCGTCCTCGAAGTGGACGAGCACACGGCCGACGTCGGCGCCATCACGCGGTGCGAGGCGTTCCTCGACAGCCTCAAGGGTGTCGCCAGCCGCTCGCGGCTTACGGGTGTCCGCCAGCGCGAGGCCCGCGCCTCCGTCAGGATCCGCGCCCACAAGTTGGACTATAGCCGCAGCACGTTCGGCTCGCGGACGATCTACATCCCCTACATGGACGATCACGGCTACGCGATGGCCGCCGCCATGCGCGCCAGCGGCGTCCAGGCCCGACAGATGGCCATGAGCGACGAGGACACGCTCGTCTGGGGACGAAAGTACACGAGCGGAAAGGAATGCTACCCCTGCATCATCACCACCGGCGACATGCTCCGCCAGATCCACACGCCCGGCTTCGACCCCGACCGCTCCGCCTTCTTCATGCCGACCGCCTTCGGGCCCTGCCGCTTCGGACAGTACAACAAGTTCCAGCGCATGGTCCTCGACGACCTCGGCCTGGAGGACGTGCCGATGGTGCTCCTCGATCAGGACAGGGATTACCAGGGCGACCTGAAGAACCTGGGCGCGGACTTCCGCCGCCTTGCGTGGACCGGCATCGTGTTCGTCGATACGCTCCAGAAACTCCTCCGGGAAACTCGCCCGTACGAGACCCATGCGGGCGAGTGCGACCACCTCTACGAGCACCACCTCCGGCAGTGCGAGGAGGTGGTCGAGGGCCGCGGCGACATGGCGGCCCTGGCGCGCGAGGCGCGCCGGGCGTTCGAGGCTGTCGCCGTCGACCGCTCGCGCCCCAGGCCGCGCATCGGCCTCGTCGGCGAGGTCTTCGTCCGATGCAATCAGTTCACCAACAACTTCATGGTCCGCAAGATCGAGTCCCTCGGCGGCGAGGCCGTCCTCCCGCCCTTTGAGGAATGGATCAACTACATCGCCTGGAGCCGCGTCACCGACGCCCGCATCGAACGCCAGTGGCGCCGCCTCCTCGTCGAACGCATCGTTGACTTCGTCCAGCGACGCGAAAAGTACAAGGTCCTCAACGAGTTCCGCGGCGCCGTCCGCCACTTCTTCGACGAACCTTCCAGCGACCACGTCATCGACCTGGGCCGGCCGTATCTCGACCCCGCGATCCGCGGCGAACCCATCCTCTCCATGGGCCGATGCATGGAATACGTCCACGACGGGTGCGATGGCATCATGAATCTCCATCCCTTCAACTGTATGCCCGGCACGATCGTCAACGCGCTCCTGACGAAGTTCGCCCGCGACCACGACATGCCGGTCCTCAAGGTGGCCTACGACGGCCTGGAACAGGCGACCGAAATGATCCGCCTCGAAGCCTTCATGTACCAGGCCCGCGAGCGGATGCTCTCGCGCCAGCGCGCGATGGGCGGCGGCACCTCGACCCCCGCCGGCGCCGCCCTCGCCGCCGTCCGCAGCAACGACTGA
- a CDS encoding serine/threonine-protein kinase — protein MPEPSQAERLENLVAQGLVTAEEAREARRLLEEAGRAGRDLPLTKALLQAGAIAARAHHAPVAPAAGDTAAAEIASSDLELLERISRGRQAVVYKCRQKAMDRLVAVKILPPSAARDPESRRRFIQEARHAARLSHPNIVTIHQIRPFRDTFYIVMELVDGGSLGELLAVRKRFGPAEAVTILRPVVEALACAHRAGLVHRDIKPGNILLAADGTVKLADLGLARRVGEDAEEEAGKAFGTPYYISPEQVRGEARIDFRADIYSLGATFYQMLTGRPPFTAPTPQEVMQKHLTEPPPDPRQFVPNLPQVLCDILAKALAKRPEDRYQTAEKFLAALSAIDIQDLEAWEMAAPEALVKQLAGLADAERRRTWHVEKLTLAAARKHGAPERAVARSPDRAHKARLITAAVVVALALVGGIVALVMAPRLFRPAPNAALPAPPLLPLPALPTFPALPTLPAPPTPPTPMPPTPVPPTPPTPPTPAPPTPAKAPIVVELGEPGESGGRKFVEEWLLLGPIPFKAGDPGGQNPAEHAFVAGEANLDGTQTPPAGASWKVGHFRQSAPEGCINLEKSFNGLQYAVAYAVAWIDSPREHRAAELRLGCDDYLQVWVNGDLVFTYKGKPRMGRADQHTVGGVALQKGLNHVVVKCVNLTGRWAFYLRLTDGADKAIPVRAVREAPPAPK, from the coding sequence ATGCCCGAACCATCTCAAGCGGAACGCCTCGAAAATCTGGTCGCCCAGGGTCTCGTCACGGCGGAGGAAGCCCGGGAGGCCCGGCGTCTGTTGGAGGAGGCCGGCCGGGCCGGTCGCGACCTGCCCCTGACCAAGGCACTCCTCCAGGCCGGCGCCATCGCCGCCCGCGCCCACCACGCGCCGGTCGCCCCCGCCGCGGGCGACACCGCCGCCGCCGAAATCGCCTCCTCCGACCTCGAACTCCTCGAACGCATCAGCCGAGGACGCCAGGCCGTCGTCTACAAGTGCCGCCAGAAAGCCATGGACCGTCTCGTGGCCGTGAAGATCCTCCCGCCGTCGGCCGCCCGCGACCCCGAGTCGCGCCGCCGATTCATCCAGGAGGCCCGCCACGCCGCCCGACTCTCCCACCCCAACATCGTCACCATCCACCAGATCCGCCCTTTCCGCGATACATTCTACATCGTGATGGAACTGGTGGACGGCGGGAGCCTCGGCGAACTCTTGGCCGTCCGAAAACGCTTCGGGCCCGCCGAGGCCGTCACCATTCTGCGGCCGGTCGTCGAGGCCCTCGCCTGCGCCCACCGCGCCGGTCTCGTCCACCGCGACATCAAGCCGGGCAACATCCTCCTGGCTGCGGACGGCACGGTGAAACTGGCGGACCTCGGCCTGGCGCGCCGCGTCGGCGAAGACGCCGAGGAGGAGGCGGGCAAGGCCTTCGGCACGCCGTACTACATCTCGCCCGAGCAGGTGCGCGGCGAGGCGCGCATCGATTTCCGCGCCGACATTTACTCCCTCGGCGCCACCTTCTACCAGATGCTCACCGGCCGGCCACCTTTCACCGCCCCCACGCCCCAGGAGGTGATGCAGAAACACCTCACCGAGCCTCCGCCCGACCCGCGCCAGTTCGTCCCCAACCTGCCCCAGGTCCTCTGCGACATCCTCGCCAAGGCCCTCGCCAAACGCCCGGAGGACCGATACCAGACGGCCGAGAAGTTCCTCGCGGCCCTGTCGGCCATCGACATACAGGACCTCGAGGCATGGGAAATGGCCGCCCCCGAAGCCCTCGTCAAACAGTTGGCCGGCCTCGCCGATGCCGAACGCCGACGCACCTGGCATGTCGAGAAACTCACGCTCGCCGCCGCCCGCAAGCACGGCGCTCCGGAACGCGCCGTCGCACGCTCCCCCGACCGCGCCCACAAGGCGCGGCTCATCACTGCCGCGGTCGTCGTCGCGCTGGCCCTCGTTGGAGGCATCGTCGCCCTGGTGATGGCCCCGCGCCTGTTCCGCCCCGCGCCGAACGCAGCGCTGCCGGCGCCCCCGCTGCTCCCGCTTCCCGCGCTGCCCACGTTTCCCGCGCTGCCCACGCTTCCCGCGCCGCCCACGCCGCCAACCCCGATGCCTCCAACGCCCGTCCCGCCGACACCGCCGACACCCCCGACCCCTGCGCCGCCGACGCCGGCCAAAGCGCCCATCGTCGTCGAACTCGGCGAGCCGGGAGAGAGCGGCGGGCGCAAGTTCGTCGAGGAATGGCTCCTCCTCGGCCCCATTCCCTTCAAGGCCGGCGACCCGGGCGGACAGAACCCCGCCGAGCACGCCTTCGTCGCCGGCGAGGCGAACCTCGACGGAACCCAGACGCCTCCCGCCGGGGCCTCATGGAAGGTCGGCCATTTCAGGCAAAGTGCTCCCGAGGGCTGCATCAACCTGGAGAAGTCCTTCAACGGCCTCCAGTACGCCGTCGCCTACGCCGTCGCCTGGATTGATTCGCCCCGCGAGCACCGCGCCGCCGAGTTGCGCCTCGGATGCGACGACTATTTGCAGGTCTGGGTCAACGGCGACCTCGTGTTCACCTACAAGGGAAAGCCCCGGATGGGAAGGGCCGACCAGCACACCGTCGGGGGCGTCGCGCTCCAGAAGGGCCTCAACCACGTCGTCGTCAAGTGCGTCAACCTGACGGGGCGCTGGGCGTTCTACCTCCGCCTGACGGACGGCGCCGACAAGGCGATCCCCGTCCGGGCGGTCCGCGAGGCGCCGCCCGCCCCGAAATGA